A genomic stretch from Malus domestica chromosome 15, GDT2T_hap1 includes:
- the LOC114821687 gene encoding ubiquitin-conjugating enzyme E2 1-like, translating to MASSAQLRLMSDLRTIINEPPEGCSASPLSDDNLMVWSATIFGPDETPWEGGVFSLRLTFSERYPEKPPRVRFTSEIFHPNVYHDGTLCMDIIQDAWSPCHNVSTILTSVQSLLTDPNAASPANPDAAHMYQHDIQAYNKRVRRSARHSIESL from the exons ATGGCGTCGTCGGCACAGCTCCGGCTCATGTCCGATCTCAGAACCATCATCAATGAGCCTCCCGAG GGTTGCAGCGCCAGCCCTCTGTCCGACGATAACCTGATGGTTTGGAGCGCCACCATATTTGGGCCCGACGAGACTCCATGGGAAG GTGGTGTTTTTAGTTTGAGGTTGACATTTAGTGAACGTTATCCCGAAAAGCCACCTCGGGTTCGATTCACCTCCGAAATCTTCCATCCAAATG TTTATCATGACGGTACACTGTGCATGGATATAATTCAGGATGCATGGTCACCATGCCACAATGTATCTACGATTTTGACATCTGTTCAA TCACTTCTCACCGATCCAAACGCTGCAAGTCCAGCAAACCCTGATGCTGCTCACATGTATCAGCATGACATACAAGCTTACAACAA GAGGGTACGCCGTTCTGCTCGTCATTCCATCGAGTCTTTGTAG
- the LOC139191835 gene encoding uncharacterized protein, with product MTNISRSPFTDEIEQAEPPCKFSMSHFTTFKGDGDPEWHLKHYRRAMVLYRNNDALMCKILATTLQAEAQDWFHTLPPRSIRSFDDLSLVFTNEYSSYRTIKKKSNHLFPVKKNPKESLHDYVKRLKAEKAKIVGCDDSIANATF from the coding sequence atgaccaacataagcaggtcacccttcacggacgagatcgagcaggcagagcctccatgcAAGTTTAGCATGTCACACTTCACAACTttcaaaggagatggagatCCGGAGTGGCATTTGAAGCACTACCGGAGGGCGATGGTCCTTTATCGGAACAACGATGcccttatgtgcaaaatattagccacaACTTTACAAgccgaggcgcaagattggtttcacACCTTGCCACCACGATCCATCCGGAgttttgatgatctttccttggttttcaccaacGAATACTCATCCTATCGCacgatcaagaaaaagtccaACCATTTGTTCCCCGTgaagaaaaacccaaaggagtcactcCATGACTACGTGAAGAGGTTGAAAGCAGAAAAGGCAAAGATCGTCGGATGCGACGACTCGATAGCAAATGCAACCTTCTAA